The nucleotide sequence GATCGATTCCGCTGTCGACACTTCGAAAGCGAATTGATTACGGTCTGGCGGTCGCTCGGACAACGATGGGTACAATTGGCGTCAAGGTTTGGATCGATTTAGGCGACGAGGAGGTGAACGATGGCACTCATGCCCAAGCGGGTCAAGCATCGCAAAGAGCAAAGAGGACGCGTAAAAGGTAACGCGACGCGCGGTGCAACGGTTGCTTTCGGCGAATGGGGCCTTCAGACATTAGATGCTGGTCACATCCGTGGAAACACCATTGAAGCGTGTCGAGTTGCTGCTACGCAATACGTCCGTGGGGAAGGCAAATTGTACATTCGCATTTTCCC is from Schlesneria sp. DSM 10557 and encodes:
- the rplP gene encoding 50S ribosomal protein L16 yields the protein MALMPKRVKHRKEQRGRVKGNATRGATVAFGEWGLQTLDAGHIRGNTIEACRVAATQYVRGEGKLYIRIFPNKPMTARPLETRMGKGKGEPDHWVAVIRPGKVLFELAGVSQAAAKECFARVAYKLPVRVRMVGRHV